In one Fibrobacter sp. genomic region, the following are encoded:
- the mnmA gene encoding tRNA 2-thiouridine(34) synthase MnmA, with protein sequence MEINSSNIGAGKKVIVGLSGGVDSALAAYLLKQQGYEVAGVTMATWDGSIKNMPHVEGREGCYGPGEEENIAQAKSVADRLGIPHYVVSVTDEYKREVLDYFRAEYRAGRTPNPCVRCNQNIKFRALQVATRRMGVDFDYFATGHYARLDFKNPQEPFLYAALDDSKDQTYFLSRLTAEQLSTVIFPLGGMKKTDVKALAAEIGWVDFATKKESQDFLECGDYTVLFDESDEVPGDFVDMNGKVLGKHRGIIHYTIGQRKGLNIGGLPEPYFVVSIDVKKNQVVLGPRSVLSCTEVSAVDLNLMVDSDSPLLKQPLTAHIRLGHKGSLARITELDVASGRISVHFDEPQFASAPGQILVLYAGQGIVASGIITK encoded by the coding sequence ATGGAAATAAATTCTTCTAATATCGGTGCAGGCAAGAAAGTTATTGTTGGCCTTTCTGGCGGTGTGGATTCCGCCTTGGCAGCTTACTTGCTGAAACAGCAGGGCTACGAAGTAGCTGGCGTTACTATGGCCACTTGGGATGGCTCCATCAAGAACATGCCCCATGTGGAAGGTCGCGAAGGTTGCTATGGCCCCGGTGAAGAAGAAAATATTGCCCAGGCGAAGTCTGTTGCAGACCGTCTGGGAATACCCCACTATGTGGTGAGTGTTACCGACGAGTACAAGCGCGAAGTGCTGGATTACTTCCGTGCGGAATACCGTGCCGGCCGCACCCCGAACCCATGCGTTCGCTGCAATCAGAACATCAAGTTCAGGGCTTTGCAAGTTGCAACCCGCCGCATGGGGGTTGACTTTGATTACTTTGCCACAGGGCATTACGCTCGCCTGGATTTCAAGAACCCGCAGGAACCGTTTCTTTATGCGGCCTTGGACGATTCCAAGGATCAGACTTATTTCCTTTCTCGCCTTACTGCAGAACAGCTTTCTACAGTGATTTTCCCCCTAGGCGGAATGAAGAAAACCGATGTGAAGGCTTTGGCTGCAGAAATCGGCTGGGTGGATTTTGCTACAAAGAAAGAGAGCCAGGACTTTTTGGAATGCGGCGACTACACCGTGCTTTTTGATGAGTCTGACGAAGTGCCCGGCGACTTTGTGGACATGAACGGCAAGGTGCTGGGCAAGCATCGTGGAATCATTCATTATACCATCGGTCAGCGAAAGGGCCTGAACATCGGTGGACTTCCTGAACCTTACTTTGTTGTAAGTATCGACGTAAAAAAGAACCAGGTGGTTCTTGGTCCTCGCAGTGTTCTTTCTTGCACTGAGGTTTCTGCCGTAGATTTGAACTTGATGGTTGATTCTGACAGTCCTCTGCTGAAGCAACCGCTCACGGCTCACATTCGCCTGGGCCACAAGGGTTCTTTAGCTCGCATTACTGAACTTGACGTAGCTTCGGGCCGCATCAGTGTTCACTTTGACGAACCTCAATTTGCTTCTGCTCCGGGACAGATTCTTGTGCTGTACGCCGGCCAGGGAATTGTGGCTTCTGGCATTATCACGAAATAA